One region of Juglans regia cultivar Chandler chromosome 4, Walnut 2.0, whole genome shotgun sequence genomic DNA includes:
- the LOC109016008 gene encoding tubulin beta-6 chain-like, with amino-acid sequence MREILHIQGGQCGNQIGAKFWEVVCAEHGIDPTGRYQGESDLQLERINVYYNEASCGRYVPRAVLMDLEPGTMDSVRTGPYGQIFRPDNFVFGQSGAGNNWAKGHYTEGAELIDSVLDVVRKEAENCDCLQGFQVCHSLGGGTGSGMGTLLISKIREEYPDRMMLTFSVFPSPKVSDTVVEPYNATLSVHQLVENADECMVLDNEALYDICFRTLKLTTPSFGDLNHLISATMSGVTCCLRFPGQLNSDLRKLAVNLIPFPRLHFFMVGFAPLTSRGSQQYRALTVPELTQQMWDAKNMMCAADPRHGRYLTASAMFRGKLSTKEVDEQMNNVQNKNSSYFVEWIPNNVKSTVCDIPPTGLKMASTFIGNSTSIQEMFRRVSEQFTAMFRRKAFLHWYTGEGMDEMEFTEAESNMNDLVSEYQQYQDATADEDEYEEEYEEEEANEV; translated from the exons ATGCGTGAGATCCTTCACATCCAAGGTGGTCAATGTGGAAACCAGATCGGTGCCAAGTTCTGGGAAGTGGTGTGCGCCGAGCACGGCATAGATCCAACTGGGAGGTACCAGGGTGAGTCTGATCTTCAGCTGGAAAGGATTAACGTGTACTACAATGAGGCGAGTTGTGGGAGGTATGTGCCTCGCGCTGTTCTCATGGATCTTGAGCCTGGTACCATGGACAGCGTTAGGACCGGTCCCTACGGTCAGATCTTCCGTCCGGACAATTTCGTTTTCGGTCAATCTGGCGCCGGGAACAACTGGGCTAAAGGGCACTACACCGAGGGCGCAGAACTCATCGATTCCGTGCTCGATGTGGTCCGTAAAGAGGCTGAGAACTGCGATTGCTTGCAAG GATTTCAGGTGTGCCATTCTCTAGGAGGAGGAACTGGATCTGGTATGGGTACCCTTTTGATTTCCAAGATCAGAGAGGAATACCCAGATCGAATGATGCTCACTTTCTCTGTTTTCCCCTCCCCAAAGGTCTCCGACACCGTCGTTGAGCCTTACAACGCAACCTTGTCCGTCCACCAGCTCGTTGAAAATGCGGATGAGTGCATGGTTCTTGATAACGAGGCTCTTTACGACATCTGCTTCCGTACCCTCAAGCTCACAACCCCAAGCT TCGGAGATCTGAACCATCTGATCTCTGCAACCATGTCTGGGGTAACATGTTGTTTGAGATTCCCTGGCCAGCTCAACTCCGACCTTAGAAAGCTCGCCGTTAATCTAATCCCCTTCCCTAGGCTCCACTTTTTCATGGTGGGTTTCGCTCCCTTGACCTCCCGCGGTTCCCAGCAGTACAGAGCCCTGACTGTACCAGAGCTCACTCAGCAAATGTGGGATGCGAAGAACATGATGTGCGCAGCAGACCCACGACACGGTCGCTATCTCACGGCCTCGGCTATGTTCCGGGGGAAACTGAGCACCAAGGAAGTCGATGAGCAGATGAATAATGTTCAGAACAAGAATTCCTCTTACTTCGTGGAATGGATTCCGAACAATGTCAAGTCCACTGTCTGTGATATCCCACCAACAGGGTTGAAAATGGCATCGACTTTCATTGGGAACTCTACTTCTATCCAAGAAATGTTCCGCCGTGTGAGTGAGCAGTTCACGGCCATGTTCAGGAGAAAGGCCTTCTTGCACTGGTACACAGGGGAAGGTATGGACGAGATGGAGTTCACTGAAGCCGAAAGCAACATGAACGACCTGGTTTCGGAGTATCAGCAGTACCAAGATGCCACGGCCGATGAGGATGAGTACGAGGAGGAAtacgaggaagaagaagctaATGAAGTGTGA